The DNA window CCGGTCAAAATAGAAAAAATAAGAGCAAGAGCAATTAAAAAAAAGAGCATATTATGATAAATTATTTTCATAAAACTTTACCTCAATCTTATCCTTTATCAATACGAATCATATTGTAACATAGACTAAAAATATTGTCTTTTTATTTCAGGCTAAAGGTAGAAAATAATAAAACAGTATATCTTTAATCTTTAGGCAAAACATCTCATTTAATCATTAACACTTTTTAAGAAGGCAGTTTTATGGTTATGAAAAAATAATAATACCTAATTGGAACATATTCCAATAAGCCTGCCGTAATTATAAATTAGATTTAATCATTTGACAATCGAACTCTTGCCATTTTAACATATGTTCACAGCAGGTTTTAATTAAGATGATGGGGTAATATAGAATATTTCAACTAAGCCAGTTTCAACTCATAAAGTAATATAGCTTTTTAGAAATAATTGCTAGTAAGCTGTCAGAATAATTCCCTGCAATTTAGGCCTGGCTAATTGGTTACTATATTAAAGCAGAATAAACTTATTTCTAACTCAGACAAGATCAAGAATCATAATTTTGAAATTAGAAATATATTCACAATAGTACCTTCTTTAAATATCTTAAAACTTTAAAGATTAAATTTAAATCTTAGGCTTCTTAGCTAATTTCAATTTATTGCAATAGTGTTAGCATAATTCCAGCCGCTACTGCCGTACCAATTACTCCGGCAACATTAGGACCCATAGCATGCATCAGTAGAAAATTTCTGGGATTAGCCTGCTGACCTACTGTTTGAGCAACTCTGGCTGCCATAGGTACTGCAGATACTCCGGCTGCTCCAATTAAAGGATTAATCTTACCGCCGGATATTTTATATAATAGCTGTCCGAACATTACTCCCCCGAAGGTACTAAAAGCGAAGGCAATTAAACCTAAAGAAATAATCTTTATTGTCTCGACAGTCAGAAAATATTCTGCCTGCATAGTTGCTCCAACGCAGGTTCCCAGAAAAATAGTAACTATATTGATAAGCTCATTTTGTGTGGTATTGGATAGACGATTAACCACCATACTTTCCCTGAACAAATTACCCAGCATCATAATACCTATAATTGGAACAGTAGCTGGTAATATTAAACCGACAAAGATAGTACAAATAATAGGAAAAAGAATTTTTTCTGTTTTAGATACTGGACGCAATTGTTTCATAACAATTTTTCTCTGCTCCTTGGTAGTGAACATCTTCATTATAGGAGGCTGGATTAAGGGCACTAAAGACATATAGGAATAGGCAGCAACTGCAATTGCCCCTAAGATTTTCGGAGCCATCTTAGAAGCTAAATAAATTGAAGTAGGCCCATCAGCACCCCCGATTATACCAATTGCCGCTGCCTCTCTTATATCAAAACCTATTAAAACTGCACCGATGACAGCAATAAAAACACCAAATTGGGCAGCTGCTCCTAAGATAAAGGTTATCGGATTCGCTAACAATGGTCCAAAATCAGTCATAGCACCTATCCCCATAAAAATTAATATGGGAAATAGTTCATGACGTATACCAAAAGAAAGTATATTTAAAAAGCCTCCCTCTTCCATTAATCCAGTAAAAGGTAGGTTTACCAGAATTGCACCAAAGGCAATTGGTAGCAGTAATAATGGTTCATATTTTTTTACTATGGCAAAATAAAGCAGAATTCCCCCTACTATTAACATTATTACGCTTTCCAGGTTTAAACCAGCAAAACCTGATATTTTGGTCATTTCAAAAAGAGATTGAATAAGATTCATAATTTTACTCCTTTCACGATGCTACTATCCAATAATTATTAGAGTATCATCGGTTTCCACCATATCATTTACTGCAACAGCTATCTTTTTTATTTTACCACTGGAATTAGAAATAATTTCATTCTCCATCTTCATTGCTTCCAGAATTAA is part of the Atribacterota bacterium genome and encodes:
- a CDS encoding sodium ion-translocating decarboxylase subunit beta; translated protein: MNLIQSLFEMTKISGFAGLNLESVIMLIVGGILLYFAIVKKYEPLLLLPIAFGAILVNLPFTGLMEEGGFLNILSFGIRHELFPILIFMGIGAMTDFGPLLANPITFILGAAAQFGVFIAVIGAVLIGFDIREAAAIGIIGGADGPTSIYLASKMAPKILGAIAVAAYSYMSLVPLIQPPIMKMFTTKEQRKIVMKQLRPVSKTEKILFPIICTIFVGLILPATVPIIGIMMLGNLFRESMVVNRLSNTTQNELINIVTIFLGTCVGATMQAEYFLTVETIKIISLGLIAFAFSTFGGVMFGQLLYKISGGKINPLIGAAGVSAVPMAARVAQTVGQQANPRNFLLMHAMGPNVAGVIGTAVAAGIMLTLLQ